In Palaemon carinicauda isolate YSFRI2023 chromosome 41, ASM3689809v2, whole genome shotgun sequence, the following are encoded in one genomic region:
- the LOC137632364 gene encoding uncharacterized protein: MIPPKPILIARERTIAETDSHEEKSNGLTSEDCFGGDFFRCVDGINICADQRCDGVPDCPNGDDEEACGLTGGGCIGDDLFVCVDGFSICGDQRCDGVPDCPNLDDEEACGCAEGRFLCDDVRCLLHDKRCDGNQDCTDNSDEEECFVSATSSTSTTATTSIAAILTTTATTSTTAPTSTTMATTSTTAAAATTATSSTTATSSTTATTSTTSTTSSTATTSSTAITSTAATTSTATTTTRKAATTMIDITTMTATTTIAAANTSNPATTSIMDTTTTNSSTTSSITDVSTSNVPSVPDTTITTSATSSVTQYTATVKGTQDCAVVPYFD, from the exons attgCCAGAGAACGAACTATTGCAGAAACAGACAGCCATGAAGAGAAGTCAAATG GGTTGACTAGTGAGGATTGCTTTGGAGGAGACTTTTTTAGATGTGTGGATGGAATCAATATTTGTGCTGATCAGAGATGTGATGGTGTTCCTGATTGTCCAAATGGAGACGACGAGGAAGCATGTG GGTTGACTGGTGGTGGCTGTATTGGAGATGACTTATTTGTTTGTGTTGATGGATTCAGCATTTGTGGTGATCAACGATGCGATGGTGTTCCTGACTGCCCGAATTTAGACGATGAAGAAGCCTGTG GTTGTGCTGAAGGCAGATTTTTATGTGATGATGTCAGATGTTTGTTGCATGATAAAAGATGCGATGGGAACCAAGACTGCACGGATAATTCTGATGAGGAGGAATGTTTCGTTAGTGCCACAAGTAGTACTAGTACCACTGCTACCACTAGCATTGCTGCTATTTTAACAACTACAGCTACCACCAGTACTACTGCCCCCACTAGTACTACTATggctactactagtactactgctgctgctgctactactgctacttctaGTACTACTGCTACTTCtagtactactgctactactagtacTACATCTACTACTAGTTCTACTGCTACTACTAGTTCTACTGCTATCACTagtactgctgctactactagtactgctactactactactaggaagGCTGCTACTACTATGATTGATATTACTACTATGACTGCCACTACTACTATAGCTGCTGCTAATACTAGTAATCCTGCTACTACTAGTATtatggatactactactactaactcttCTACCACCTCTTCCATTACTGATGTTTCTACTAGTAATGTTCCTTCTGTTCCTGATACTACTATCACCACTTCAGCTACTTCTTCTGTAACACAGTACACAGCTACAGTTAAAGGTACGCAAGATTGTGCTGTAGTACCATATTTTGACTAA